One stretch of Carcharodon carcharias isolate sCarCar2 chromosome 20, sCarCar2.pri, whole genome shotgun sequence DNA includes these proteins:
- the sstr1a gene encoding somatostatin receptor type 1, whose translation MLPNDSAKHLAILDGAMDTANFTRNGTSSGAQCSAILISFIYSVVCFVGLCGNSLVIYVILRYAKMKTATNIYILNLAIADELLMLSVPFLVTSTLLGHWPFGSLLCRLVLSVDAINMFTSIYCLTVLSVDRYIAVVHPIKAASYRRPTIAKMVNLAVWLMSIMVILPIIIFADTATNSDGSVACNMQMPKPTKKWLAGFVVYTFLMGFLIPVAAICLCYILIIVKMRVVALKAGWQQRKKSERKITLMVMMVVTVFVMCWMPFYIVQLVNVFVGQQDATVSQLAVILGYANSCANPILYGFLSDNFKRSFQRILCLRWMDNVAEEPIDYYATALKSRAYSVEDFQQDPLESNSVYRNGTCTSRTTTL comes from the coding sequence ATGCTGCCCAATGATTCTGCTAAGCACCTCGCCATTCTAGATGGTGCCATGGACACTGCCAATTTTACTCGGAATGGGACTTCAAGCGGCGCCCAATGCAGTGCCATCCTTATCTCATTCATCTACTCAGTGGTGTGCTTTGTTGGATTGTGTGGGAACTCCCTGGTCATATACGTGATCCTAAGATATGCCAAAATGAAGACGGCCACTAATATATACATCTTGAACTTGGCCATCGCCGATGAGTTACTTATGCTAAGCGTGCCCTTTCTGGTGACCTCGACCTTGCTGGGTCACTGGCCTTTTGGGTCCTTGCTTTGTCGCCTTGTACTGAGCGTGGATGCCATCAACATGTTCACCAGCATCTACTGCCTCACTGTCCTCAGTGTGGACAGATACATTGCTGTGGTGCACCCCATCAAAGCTGCCAGTTACAGAAGACCCACCATAGCTAAAATGGTCAACTTAGCAGTGTGGCTCATGTCCATCATGGTTATCCTGCCCATCATTATCTTTGCAGACACAGCCACCAACTCTGATGGCTCGGTTGCGTGCAACATGCAGATGCCGAAGCCTACCAAGAAGTGGCTAGCGGGCTTCGTGGTCTACACGTTTTTAATGGGGTTTCTCATTCCCGTCGCCGCCATCTGCCTGTGCTACATCCTCATCATTGTCAAAATGAGAGTGGTGGCTCTTAAAGCAGGCTGGCAACAGCGCAAAAAGTCGGAGAGAAAGATCACCTTGATGGTCATGATGGTGGTGACGGTGTTTGTGATGTGCTGGATGCCCTTTTACATAGTTCAGCTGGTGAATGTCTTTGTGGGACAGCAAGACGCGACTGTCAGCCAGCTGGCCGTCATCTTGGGATACGCCAACAGCTGTGCCAACCCCATCCTCTACGGCTTTCTCTCGGACAACTTTAAGAGATCGTTCCAGAGAATCTTGTGCCTACGATGGATGGACAATGTTGCAGAAGAACCCATAGATTACTATGCCACAGCTCTGAAAAGCAGAGCATACAGCGTTGAAGACTTCCAACAGGACCCGCTGGAGTCGAATAGTGTGTATCGCAACGGTACCTGTACGTCAAGGACCACTACCCTCTGA